The following coding sequences are from one Haliotis asinina isolate JCU_RB_2024 chromosome 3, JCU_Hal_asi_v2, whole genome shotgun sequence window:
- the LOC137277482 gene encoding WAS/WASL-interacting protein family member 1-like — MFDEDTLERELSCSVCLELYTDPLQLSCMHTFCKNCLKALLQSGGNRRLKCPDCRKNSDLGRGGIESLKRNFKLASIVDIYRQAVVKLAAEKEANRQEEQTRKSRADDHKKDYAFVSSLIQKSHDESDGPFEPHIIDDLWGTFKRTARRNSPLSNRPPAPLPPRSETSSRSPPPLPRAPRPLPTIPNRSQSTDGTTSVSNQTGVVLTSLPSPDSTNLARMRSRPPMPPPPPQRLSDDSRAIPSAPPYFLLSDTHNNIPNGIGDLDIMDGSFDIAASFSPPLPPVPPRRSFPSQPSAVIQKNVENRPPIPAPRGKDKAPALPPRENMPVLKTKPGSVQNGRRPLPPPKGRQT; from the exons ATGTTTGACGAAGATACCTTGGAGAGGGAACTATCATGTAGTGTATGTCTAGAGCTGTACACGGATCCCCTACAGCTCTCATGCATGCACACCTTCTGCAAGAACTGTCTCAAGGCTTTACTTCAGAGCGGAGGGAACAGGCGTCTCAAATGTCCAGATTGTCGCAAGAACAGTGATCTCGGACGAGGTGGGATTGAGTCACTCAAACGCAACTTCAAACTAGCCAGCATTGTTGATATCTACAGGCAGGCTGTTGTAAAACTTGCTGCAGAG AAGGAAGCAAACAGACAAGAAGAACAGACTAGGAAGTCCAGGGCTGATGACCATAAGAAGGATTATGCATTCGTCAGTTCGTTGATTCAGAAATCCCATGATGAATCGGACGGCCCGTTTGAGCCACACATTATTGACGACCTGTGGGGAACGTTTAAAAGGACTGCGAGGAGAAATAGTCCTTTGAGTAACAGGCCGCCAGCACCTTTGCCCCCACGTTCTGAAACCAGTTCAAGGTCCCCTCCCCCATTACCTCGTGCTCCTCGGCCTCTGCCCACTATTCCAAATCGTTCTCAGAGCACAGATGGCACGACATCAGTGTCGAATCAAACGGGGGTAGTGCTAACATCTTTACCATCCCCCGACTCAACTAACCTTGCACGAATGCGATCACGGCCTCCGATGCCACCCCCTCCTCCGCAACGTCTCAGCGATGACTCTCGAGCAATACCTTCTGCTCCTCCATACTTTCTTCTGTCTGACACCCACAATAATATTCCAAACGGGATCGGCGATCTGGACATCATGGATGGATCCTTTGACATTGCTGCGTCTTTTAGTCCACCTTTGCCTCCAGTGCCACCCAGGCGGTCTTTCCCTTCCCAACCATCTGCAGTCATCCAAAAGAACGTTGAAAACCGTCCTCCAATTCCGGCACCAAGAGGCAAAGATAAAGCTCCCGCTCTTCCTCCAAGGGAAAATATGcctgttttgaaaacaaaacctg GCAGCGTACAGAATGGGCGGCGGCCACTTCCCCCGCCAAAAGGACGGCAGACATGA